In a genomic window of Zhongshania aliphaticivorans:
- a CDS encoding molybdopterin-containing oxidoreductase family protein: MNTSYTVCGICEQACGLKVSTEQNQVIKIEPDKDNAFSWRDYCIKGAKSHLALTHPKRITSPMKRIGDRYVETSYEEAIADISARFGAITAEYGANALGSYTGNPNGFNFGSALFQTMLLDAIGTENRFWVGSIDQNALHVVSENLYGNPWVGLQTDIDYCDYFLLIGTNPQVSGMCWISYSPDGWKRVLARQKAGAEVVVVDPRTTECAAKANQHITPLPESDWALLLAMIKIIFDNGWDKTSKPEKLDGLGAIKALAQKADLNDLSLRCDISLDTINRIAEQFAKAPRAMAVGRTGVSLGRNGVLGLWLVQVLNLITNRVETEGGIYYCSGVLDFLDAGDTLFPKSEAISRLRGTKNIAGSHSLAELPDEITTPGIGQIRALIMNSGNPVVSGPDGDKLDAALAQLDCLVVIDQFQRESHRHADWLIPGDHFLERNDINPLLQSLSPAPRAQFTRAAVNLPDGMRYEWEFLRDLAMAMNAPFIMGKKWLNPIVKASIKLAKLTGNKHHGFSPLWLSRPLIKSGGMFKWKDIKNAEHGLGELSTRPNFGTLFNKLTTANGKVNLAPTAFINTLAERLTQSPPDTSEYPLQLIGLRKMKMMNSWSVETSMEGMKERELTGGSIEINRLDGERFSVNDGQEVTVSSATNHLVAKVTLSDSVRPGVAVMQHGWGYRTFNPKTGKGTYNGGVNRNILVSNKDVDPLSRVPRLNGTQVKIEATSIA, translated from the coding sequence ATGAATACCAGTTACACCGTATGTGGTATCTGTGAGCAGGCCTGCGGCTTAAAGGTAAGTACTGAGCAAAATCAGGTCATTAAAATAGAGCCCGATAAAGATAACGCCTTTAGCTGGCGAGATTATTGTATTAAAGGGGCCAAATCCCACCTCGCATTAACCCACCCCAAGCGTATTACCTCGCCAATGAAGCGTATAGGCGACCGGTATGTAGAAACAAGTTACGAAGAGGCCATTGCCGACATTAGCGCTCGTTTTGGCGCAATTACCGCCGAGTACGGTGCCAACGCACTGGGCAGCTATACCGGCAACCCCAATGGCTTTAATTTTGGCAGCGCCTTATTTCAAACCATGCTTCTTGATGCAATTGGCACCGAAAACCGGTTCTGGGTTGGCTCCATAGACCAAAATGCCCTTCATGTTGTGTCTGAAAACCTCTACGGTAATCCTTGGGTAGGCCTGCAAACAGATATCGATTATTGCGACTACTTTCTGCTCATAGGCACTAACCCTCAAGTGAGTGGTATGTGCTGGATCAGCTATTCACCCGACGGCTGGAAGCGGGTACTTGCGCGACAAAAAGCCGGTGCCGAAGTCGTTGTAGTCGACCCACGTACCACCGAATGTGCGGCCAAAGCTAACCAACATATCACCCCGCTGCCAGAATCTGATTGGGCACTGCTATTGGCCATGATCAAGATTATCTTCGACAATGGCTGGGATAAGACATCTAAGCCTGAAAAGCTCGATGGCTTGGGCGCCATAAAGGCTCTCGCCCAAAAAGCAGATTTAAACGATCTCAGCCTCCGCTGTGACATTTCCTTGGACACCATAAACCGTATTGCCGAACAATTTGCCAAAGCACCACGCGCTATGGCTGTTGGTCGCACCGGAGTCAGCCTGGGCCGCAACGGTGTATTGGGACTGTGGTTAGTACAAGTGTTAAACCTGATCACCAACCGAGTAGAGACCGAGGGCGGTATTTACTACTGTTCAGGCGTGCTCGATTTTCTCGACGCTGGTGACACCCTCTTTCCCAAATCAGAGGCGATCAGCCGCCTACGTGGCACCAAAAACATCGCCGGCTCCCACAGTCTTGCTGAACTTCCCGACGAGATCACCACCCCCGGAATAGGCCAAATTCGCGCGCTTATTATGAATAGCGGTAACCCCGTCGTGTCTGGCCCAGATGGCGACAAGCTTGATGCCGCGCTTGCGCAACTCGACTGCCTTGTTGTCATTGACCAATTTCAACGCGAAAGTCATCGCCATGCAGACTGGCTTATTCCCGGTGATCACTTCCTAGAGCGAAACGATATTAACCCCTTATTACAGTCACTAAGCCCTGCGCCACGCGCCCAATTTACTCGGGCTGCGGTAAACCTGCCTGACGGTATGCGCTACGAATGGGAGTTCTTACGTGATCTTGCCATGGCGATGAACGCCCCCTTTATTATGGGTAAAAAATGGCTAAACCCCATTGTTAAAGCCAGCATAAAACTGGCCAAACTTACGGGAAATAAACACCACGGATTCTCGCCACTGTGGCTATCCCGACCGCTGATTAAATCGGGAGGCATGTTCAAATGGAAGGATATCAAAAACGCAGAACATGGCTTGGGTGAGCTATCAACAAGGCCCAATTTCGGCACGCTATTCAATAAACTCACCACCGCAAACGGCAAGGTCAATCTGGCCCCGACTGCCTTTATAAACACCCTAGCGGAACGATTAACACAATCCCCGCCCGACACCAGTGAGTATCCCTTACAGCTTATTGGCCTGCGAAAAATGAAAATGATGAATTCCTGGTCTGTGGAAACCAGCATGGAAGGCATGAAGGAACGCGAACTAACGGGGGGTAGCATCGAAATTAACCGCCTCGATGGTGAACGCTTTAGCGTTAACGATGGCCAAGAGGTCACCGTAAGCTCAGCGACCAATCACCTCGTCGCAAAAGTCACTTTATCTGACAGTGTACGCCCCGGTGTTGCCGTCATGCAGCACGGCTGGGGCTATCGCACCTTTAATCCAAAAACGGGAAAAGGGACCTACAACGGCGGCGTAAACCGAAATATTTTGGTATCAAATAAAGATGTAGACCCCTTATCGCGGGTGCCAAGATTAAATGGTACGCAAGTCAAGATTGAGGCGACTAGCATCGCCTAA
- a CDS encoding dihydrodipicolinate synthase family protein codes for MINGIIVDLITPTHADGSPDYETVEILVDWHVTNGSTALIIGSSTGHPAYMNTEERTELLRRAIWQADSRIPIIADLSSDTIDHAFELADVANEYGASAVLITAPTDKTYSENELIEHFQTLAKASQCPAIIRAESNLNNLLAPESIAELAQSSSINGYIDGSMDNSDATTLLGINLPQDFTLYAGHDASACQQLLAGYGGSVSISANVNPVLLNKLFTLTQSGDSAAAEALDAHLQTLYSALLEDPNSIPIKWALVEMGCIPESENPPVLTQASDYSNLRRALRAAEIPI; via the coding sequence ATGATTAATGGAATTATTGTCGACCTAATTACACCCACCCATGCCGATGGCTCCCCAGATTATGAAACGGTGGAAATCTTGGTGGACTGGCATGTAACTAACGGCAGTACCGCCCTGATTATTGGTAGCTCCACAGGTCACCCAGCTTATATGAATACAGAAGAGCGCACCGAGCTTCTGCGTCGCGCTATCTGGCAAGCGGACAGCCGCATACCCATTATTGCCGACTTAAGTAGTGACACCATCGATCATGCTTTTGAGCTAGCAGACGTTGCCAATGAATATGGTGCCAGCGCAGTATTGATCACCGCGCCCACAGACAAAACCTATTCTGAAAACGAATTAATCGAACATTTTCAGACCTTAGCCAAAGCATCACAATGCCCCGCCATTATTCGGGCTGAATCAAATCTTAATAATCTTCTGGCTCCCGAAAGTATCGCTGAACTGGCACAATCATCCAGCATAAATGGTTATATTGATGGCTCAATGGATAACAGCGATGCCACAACTTTATTAGGGATAAACCTGCCTCAAGATTTCACCCTTTACGCAGGCCATGACGCAAGTGCTTGCCAGCAACTCTTAGCAGGATACGGTGGTAGTGTTTCAATATCTGCCAACGTCAACCCAGTATTGCTTAACAAACTATTTACCTTGACCCAATCGGGCGATTCAGCAGCGGCAGAAGCCCTAGATGCTCACCTTCAAACACTGTACTCAGCGTTATTAGAAGATCCAAACTCTATTCCTATTAAATGGGCGCTAGTCGAGATGGGCTGCATACCTGAAAGCGAAAACCCACCTGTGCTAACACAAGCTAGCGACTACTCCAACTTACGTCGTGCATTGCGTGCAGCAGAAATACCTATATAA
- a CDS encoding response regulator receiver protein → MKLADEIIEILSSTDGVLTEALIKTKVLLHKIGHKELVAWVNKELNGYEGEDQLPDYRIVHAQVLVSATNGAYDVNSHPVPMGHIDKKYRDSWERRRTTHSLAVIENILNSSTGDTLQVQIPMEANGMLGKGLANGYMVQRAWSEIPVAGMANILMQVRSRLLDFILELSSEFSEANSDEEVKKVAANFDASNLFNNAIFGDNATIVLGSENNANISNVLLKNDFEGLSETLKTHGVSDGDVASLKEAINSDSSQVVSSKNEFGPAVRSWMQSMMSKAIDASWQIELGVAGSLLATALNHYYGLL, encoded by the coding sequence TTGAAGTTAGCCGACGAAATCATAGAAATTCTGAGTTCTACTGATGGTGTTTTAACTGAAGCACTTATCAAGACCAAAGTCCTATTGCATAAAATCGGACACAAGGAATTGGTGGCGTGGGTAAATAAAGAGCTGAACGGATATGAGGGTGAAGACCAGCTCCCCGACTATAGGATAGTTCATGCGCAAGTATTGGTCTCTGCGACAAATGGTGCGTATGACGTAAATTCACATCCCGTTCCTATGGGCCATATTGATAAAAAGTATAGGGATTCTTGGGAGAGGAGAAGAACAACCCATTCTTTAGCCGTTATAGAAAATATTCTCAACTCAAGCACTGGAGATACGCTCCAAGTTCAAATCCCAATGGAGGCGAACGGGATGCTCGGCAAAGGTTTGGCAAATGGGTATATGGTTCAAAGGGCTTGGTCTGAAATTCCAGTTGCTGGAATGGCAAATATCCTCATGCAAGTACGGTCGAGATTGCTAGATTTTATTCTTGAGTTGAGCTCGGAATTTTCCGAGGCAAATTCTGATGAAGAAGTAAAAAAAGTGGCCGCCAACTTCGATGCATCAAATCTATTTAATAACGCAATATTCGGTGATAACGCAACGATTGTACTTGGCTCAGAAAATAACGCGAATATATCAAATGTGTTACTAAAAAACGATTTCGAGGGTCTCTCGGAGACACTTAAAACTCACGGCGTTTCAGATGGTGATGTTGCTTCGTTAAAGGAAGCAATTAATAGTGATTCAAGCCAAGTGGTTTCTTCAAAGAATGAGTTTGGCCCTGCAGTAAGGTCGTGGATGCAAAGCATGATGTCAAAAGCGATAGATGCAAGTTGGCAAATTGAGCTAGGTGTTGCTGGTAGCCTCTTGGCTACTGCATTAAATCACTATTATGGGTTGCTGTAG
- a CDS encoding AMP-binding protein encodes MNELLTQLRRTAHTFGERVALSDRDGKYTYSGLVTAVDSLAEELSQRGISRAALLADNSPAWVIADLACLRAGVTLTAIPHFFSAEQVVNALNNCAAEVLISDRAASDPQLRGVLFSAGAVTEFKSVGMLRGFPLTVSGTSTMLPINTVKIAYSSGSTGAPKGVCLSVGNLYGTAEAINDALAKVSLKKHMAVLPLATLPENISGVYAALLRGAEVVVPSLQSLGWAAGSGLDMSLFTDSISLWQPDSLVILPQILKELIAVVEQGGWEPPVCLRYVAVGGLRISSDHVRQARDLGIPVYEGYSVSECGSVVSLNTPEAECLGSAGKILSHQVVDIVDGEVVIKGSLFLAYLGGEALEPGKEFMTGDLGEVDDAGFLWVKGRKTNLITSSYGQKISPEWPESELLAYAGVAQCVIIGDAEAYCSALVFVNPGYSYDDIGRYIRECNQRLPDYAQIRRWAALPKRLTAADGLLTASGRLQREAIVRAYPELVAHCYPGIVYPIGGAQRAFIPSEKSGD; translated from the coding sequence ATGAATGAATTACTGACGCAGTTACGTCGTACAGCCCACACTTTTGGCGAGCGAGTGGCACTCTCTGATAGAGATGGAAAATATACTTATTCGGGCTTGGTGACCGCTGTGGATAGCCTTGCTGAGGAGTTGAGTCAGCGAGGAATTAGTCGGGCCGCATTATTGGCAGATAATAGCCCGGCATGGGTCATTGCTGACCTTGCCTGCTTAAGAGCCGGCGTCACGCTGACGGCTATTCCCCATTTTTTCAGTGCCGAGCAGGTGGTAAATGCATTAAATAACTGTGCTGCTGAGGTTTTGATCAGTGACCGCGCTGCGAGTGATCCGCAATTGCGGGGGGTATTGTTCAGCGCGGGTGCTGTAACTGAATTTAAAAGTGTCGGTATGTTGCGAGGATTCCCGCTTACGGTGTCTGGTACCTCGACAATGCTGCCTATTAATACGGTAAAGATTGCTTATTCGTCTGGCTCGACGGGAGCGCCAAAGGGTGTTTGCCTATCTGTCGGAAATTTATACGGCACAGCTGAAGCCATCAATGATGCCCTAGCAAAGGTTTCGCTGAAAAAGCATATGGCAGTCCTGCCGCTGGCGACACTGCCAGAGAATATATCAGGAGTTTATGCAGCCTTGCTACGCGGTGCTGAAGTGGTAGTGCCGAGTTTGCAAAGTTTAGGTTGGGCCGCAGGCTCTGGTCTTGATATGAGCCTTTTCACCGATAGTATTAGCCTCTGGCAGCCTGATAGCCTTGTGATATTGCCACAAATCTTAAAAGAACTCATTGCGGTGGTCGAGCAAGGTGGCTGGGAGCCTCCGGTGTGTTTACGCTATGTGGCAGTTGGTGGTTTGCGAATATCATCGGATCATGTTCGCCAAGCACGGGATCTAGGTATACCCGTTTATGAAGGTTATAGCGTATCGGAATGTGGTTCTGTTGTTAGTTTGAATACTCCAGAGGCCGAGTGCCTAGGTTCGGCTGGTAAGATCTTGTCCCATCAGGTAGTAGATATTGTCGATGGCGAAGTGGTCATTAAGGGTAGCCTTTTCTTAGCTTATTTAGGTGGCGAGGCATTAGAGCCTGGTAAGGAATTTATGACAGGGGACCTCGGTGAAGTTGATGACGCTGGTTTTCTTTGGGTGAAAGGGAGAAAAACAAACTTGATTACGAGCAGTTATGGTCAAAAAATATCTCCAGAGTGGCCGGAGAGTGAGTTGCTTGCTTATGCTGGTGTAGCGCAGTGCGTAATAATTGGTGATGCTGAGGCCTATTGCAGTGCCTTGGTTTTTGTAAACCCCGGATATAGTTATGATGATATTGGGCGTTATATTCGTGAATGTAATCAACGCCTACCTGATTACGCACAAATCCGACGTTGGGCTGCATTGCCTAAGCGCCTAACGGCGGCGGATGGTTTGCTTACCGCCAGTGGCCGCTTACAGCGCGAAGCGATAGTTAGGGCCTACCCCGAATTGGTAGCGCATTGTTATCCTGGTATTGTCTATCCTATTGGTGGTGCTCAGCGCGCTTTTATTCCTTCAGAAAAGAGTGGTGATTGA
- a CDS encoding SIS domain-containing protein → MLRYNGGGDINNNQSADHKVSPRNIIRAIETNREQMRRSERKVADYILANRKEVIHMRIVDLAQEAHVSEPTVVRFCRAVGCDGFQNFKVALAQHIAHSPEYEEFSFGDEDSARQYTFKVFDSTMEALKKVRDSIDVAAIEQAVELLSNARRVEFYGFGASAAVATDAQHSLFRLQMSASVYSDPHVQAMSAMSLSQQDVVVVISQSGRTKALLDAIALAKRNGAPVVALAPSGSPVAMAADLAVYIDVDADAGDYTPLPSRLAHMAVLDILAVGISRSKAGVREHLKTIEKGLQVLRTDLKS, encoded by the coding sequence TTGCTGCGTTACAATGGCGGCGGTGATATTAATAACAACCAGTCGGCGGACCATAAAGTGAGCCCCAGAAATATAATTCGCGCAATTGAAACCAATAGAGAGCAAATGCGGCGCTCTGAGCGCAAGGTTGCGGACTATATATTGGCGAATCGCAAAGAAGTGATTCACATGCGGATTGTCGATCTAGCGCAAGAGGCGCATGTTAGCGAACCAACGGTGGTCCGTTTTTGCCGAGCGGTTGGCTGCGACGGCTTTCAGAACTTTAAGGTGGCCTTGGCGCAGCATATTGCCCACAGCCCAGAATATGAAGAGTTTAGCTTTGGCGACGAAGATTCCGCTCGGCAATATACCTTTAAAGTGTTTGACTCCACCATGGAAGCTCTCAAAAAAGTAAGGGACAGCATTGATGTTGCCGCAATAGAGCAGGCTGTTGAATTGCTCAGTAATGCGCGTCGGGTTGAGTTTTACGGCTTTGGTGCCTCGGCTGCGGTAGCGACAGATGCGCAACACAGCTTATTTCGGCTACAAATGTCAGCGAGTGTTTACTCTGACCCCCATGTGCAGGCGATGTCGGCCATGTCATTAAGCCAGCAAGATGTGGTGGTGGTTATTTCTCAGTCAGGTCGAACCAAAGCGCTCTTAGACGCCATTGCCTTGGCTAAACGAAATGGCGCGCCGGTCGTCGCGCTAGCGCCTAGCGGCTCACCAGTAGCAATGGCGGCTGATCTTGCTGTGTATATTGATGTCGATGCTGATGCCGGAGATTATACGCCTCTGCCATCTCGCCTTGCTCACATGGCTGTTTTGGATATTCTTGCAGTGGGAATATCGCGCAGTAAAGCCGGTGTTCGTGAGCATTTGAAGACCATCGAAAAAGGGCTGCAAGTTCTGCGTACCGACCTTAAATCATAA
- a CDS encoding hydrogen peroxide-inducible genes activator, whose amino-acid sequence MTLTELKYIIALQETGHFGRAAEKCFVSQPTLSVAIKKLEDDLGISLFERSRGKIQSTPVGKQVVQQAKVVLKQASHIRELANQGRDPLGTPLAIGAIHTVGPYLYPRCIPLIREYAPDMPLYIEENLTGVLREKLRSSKLDAIIVALPFNETDVVTQALYEEPFVVLLPYDHPLSSKSELHHDDLIHENILLLGEGHCFRDQVMAACPGLQQTFANGDRLLQSVVEGSSLETLKHMVVSKLGITILPRSAAQVAPYGDGILCTRPFATPPTRTVALAWRTSFPRHQAIDIVSKAIKAAVPQLSVGS is encoded by the coding sequence ATGACGCTAACTGAGTTAAAATACATTATCGCCCTTCAAGAGACTGGTCATTTTGGAAGGGCTGCTGAAAAGTGTTTTGTCAGTCAGCCCACGCTTAGCGTCGCCATAAAAAAGTTAGAAGACGATTTGGGCATCTCACTCTTTGAGCGCAGCCGCGGCAAAATCCAAAGTACACCTGTGGGTAAGCAGGTGGTACAGCAAGCGAAGGTTGTACTCAAGCAAGCCAGTCATATTCGCGAATTAGCCAATCAAGGTCGAGACCCGCTTGGCACGCCCCTCGCTATTGGCGCCATTCATACGGTTGGACCTTATCTGTACCCCCGCTGCATTCCTTTAATTAGAGAGTATGCACCCGATATGCCACTGTATATTGAAGAAAATTTAACAGGGGTACTGCGAGAAAAATTACGCTCATCCAAATTAGACGCCATCATTGTTGCACTTCCTTTTAATGAAACCGATGTCGTCACACAAGCACTCTACGAAGAACCCTTTGTGGTATTACTGCCCTACGATCACCCATTGAGTAGCAAGTCAGAGCTACATCACGATGATCTAATCCATGAAAATATCCTGTTATTAGGTGAAGGGCACTGCTTTCGTGATCAAGTTATGGCGGCCTGCCCAGGCTTACAGCAAACCTTTGCCAATGGCGACCGACTGTTACAATCTGTTGTTGAGGGCAGCTCACTCGAAACCTTAAAGCATATGGTGGTATCTAAGCTCGGCATTACTATTTTGCCGCGGTCTGCGGCACAGGTTGCACCCTATGGCGATGGCATATTATGCACCCGCCCCTTCGCCACCCCACCAACCCGTACCGTGGCCTTGGCTTGGCGTACCAGCTTTCCTCGACACCAAGCCATAGATATTGTCAGCAAAGCCATTAAAGCTGCCGTGCCTCAGTTGTCGGTCGGCAGCTAA
- the recG gene encoding ATP-dependent DNA helicase RecG, with translation MTNKALHQLSVNTLKGVGPRLQEKLAALSIFSVQDLLFHLPLRYQDRTRITPLAALQLNADVVFEGTILLSDIVFGRRRSLVCKLQDHTGTTTLRFFHFNAAQKAQLIPGTKIRCYGEARRGSGGLEFYHPEYTVIQSGSAIAVEERLTPIYPSTEGFAQTSWRKLCNQALQYLDQHPITEWLPSNALPSHISKNNWTLADALRYLHHPPTDASLSQLHDGCHPSQQRLAFEELLAHNLALQELRRETQRFGAPPLNGPSALQKTFLSQLGFTLTGAQQRVAKEIAKDLHSQIPMLRLVQGDVGSGKTAVAALAALRAISSGYQVAIMAPTEILAEQHYQNFSQWFEPLELNVAWLTGKLKGKARQLQSDAIASHEAHVAVGTHALFQNDVEFAKLGLVIIDEQHRFGVHQRLALKQKAAANVGQPHQLIMTATPIPRTLAMTAYADLDTSIIDELPPGRTPVNTVVLANDRRDDVMERLRAVCASGQQAYWVCTLIEESDKLQAQAAESSWELLKETLPELKVGLVHGRMKPKEKAAVMAEFKAAKLHLLVATTVIEVGVDVPNASLMIIENAERLGLAQLHQLRGRVGRGSRQSYCVLLYQSPLSRNGKQRLAALRDSTDGFVIAEQDLQLRGPGEVLGTRQTGLMTFKIADLQRDAELLDSVRQQAEIIMQQHPERVKPLIQRWLSNRTIYASV, from the coding sequence ATGACCAACAAAGCACTCCACCAGCTTAGCGTGAACACTCTTAAAGGAGTGGGGCCGCGCTTACAAGAGAAGCTAGCAGCACTAAGTATTTTTAGTGTGCAAGACCTATTATTTCATCTGCCTTTACGCTACCAAGACCGCACCCGTATAACCCCATTAGCCGCGCTACAACTTAATGCCGATGTCGTCTTTGAAGGCACCATACTGCTGTCAGATATTGTATTTGGACGCCGCCGCAGCTTGGTTTGCAAACTACAAGATCATACCGGCACTACCACGCTACGCTTTTTCCATTTTAATGCGGCACAAAAAGCACAGCTCATTCCTGGCACCAAAATACGCTGCTATGGTGAGGCTAGGCGTGGCAGCGGAGGCCTTGAATTTTATCACCCCGAATACACAGTTATTCAAAGCGGGAGCGCCATTGCCGTTGAGGAACGGCTAACACCCATTTACCCCAGCACCGAAGGTTTTGCACAAACCAGTTGGCGCAAACTATGTAATCAAGCCCTTCAGTATTTAGACCAGCACCCCATCACTGAGTGGCTACCTAGCAATGCCTTACCGTCACACATCAGTAAAAATAACTGGACCTTAGCGGACGCCTTACGCTATTTACACCATCCGCCAACTGACGCGTCATTAAGCCAATTACACGACGGTTGCCACCCAAGCCAGCAACGCCTTGCGTTTGAAGAACTTCTTGCCCATAACCTTGCCCTGCAAGAATTGCGCAGAGAAACCCAGCGTTTTGGTGCCCCACCATTGAATGGCCCCAGTGCACTTCAAAAGACATTTCTATCGCAACTTGGCTTTACCCTAACCGGCGCTCAACAACGTGTCGCCAAAGAAATAGCCAAAGACTTACACAGCCAAATTCCCATGCTGCGATTGGTACAGGGCGATGTTGGTAGCGGTAAAACTGCCGTGGCGGCATTAGCGGCACTACGCGCCATAAGCAGTGGCTATCAAGTCGCCATCATGGCCCCTACTGAGATTCTTGCAGAGCAACACTATCAAAACTTTAGCCAATGGTTTGAGCCATTAGAACTCAACGTTGCCTGGCTTACCGGCAAACTAAAAGGAAAAGCGCGGCAGCTACAAAGTGATGCCATCGCCAGCCATGAAGCTCATGTTGCCGTTGGCACCCACGCCCTGTTTCAAAACGATGTCGAATTTGCCAAATTGGGTTTAGTCATTATTGATGAACAACACCGCTTTGGTGTTCATCAGCGTCTCGCTCTAAAGCAAAAAGCCGCTGCCAATGTTGGTCAGCCACACCAATTAATTATGACCGCCACGCCGATCCCACGCACCTTGGCCATGACCGCGTACGCTGATCTAGACACTTCGATTATCGACGAGCTCCCTCCCGGACGTACTCCGGTGAATACCGTGGTGCTAGCCAATGACCGCCGTGACGATGTAATGGAACGCCTGCGCGCCGTTTGCGCCAGCGGCCAACAAGCCTACTGGGTTTGCACACTGATAGAAGAGTCCGACAAACTTCAGGCCCAAGCAGCGGAATCTAGCTGGGAATTATTAAAAGAAACACTGCCAGAGTTAAAGGTCGGTTTGGTGCATGGCCGAATGAAGCCAAAAGAAAAAGCCGCCGTCATGGCAGAATTCAAAGCGGCTAAACTACATTTATTGGTGGCCACGACGGTTATTGAAGTGGGCGTAGATGTACCCAATGCATCACTGATGATCATCGAAAATGCGGAACGCTTAGGGCTCGCCCAATTACACCAATTACGCGGTCGAGTTGGCCGTGGTAGTCGGCAAAGCTATTGCGTTTTGTTATACCAATCACCGCTGTCCCGCAACGGCAAACAGCGATTAGCGGCGTTACGCGACAGCACTGATGGGTTTGTTATTGCAGAACAAGATTTACAACTACGTGGCCCCGGCGAAGTATTAGGCACCCGGCAGACTGGTTTAATGACGTTTAAAATCGCGGATTTACAAAGAGACGCAGAACTACTAGATAGCGTTCGTCAGCAAGCAGAAATTATCATGCAACAACACCCCGAACGAGTGAAACCTCTCATACAACGATGGTTGTCCAACCGTACAATTTATGCTTCTGTCTAA
- a CDS encoding NAD(P)H-quinone oxidoreductase — translation MTVPATRRIVDVNQDDHSMSIASEAMPKPAANEVLIKVTAAGINRPDLMQRYGLYPPPVDASPVLGLEVSGEIVAIGLAVSRWKVGDKVCALCNGGGYADYTVAPATQCLPIPKGVSITHAAALPETLFTVWHNVFQRGKLKSGENFLVHGGSSGIGTTAIQLAKAIGANVYTTAGSAEKCSACEALGAIKAVNYKDNDFVAALHDIPTGKGMDVILDMVGGDYIQKDIKLAANDGRIVFIAFQTGFNAELNFVPVLMKRLTITASTLRAQSTEQKANIAAEIEAQAYPLIAEGKFSPLIDSVFTFEEITKAHERMESGDHVGKIVVTF, via the coding sequence ATGACTGTACCCGCTACCCGCCGTATCGTTGATGTTAATCAAGACGACCACAGTATGAGCATTGCATCAGAAGCCATGCCCAAACCCGCTGCCAACGAGGTGCTAATAAAAGTCACCGCGGCGGGCATTAACCGCCCAGACCTTATGCAGCGCTACGGTTTATATCCACCACCTGTAGATGCCAGCCCCGTTTTAGGCCTAGAAGTGTCCGGAGAGATCGTGGCCATTGGCCTAGCTGTCAGTCGCTGGAAAGTCGGCGATAAGGTCTGCGCACTGTGCAACGGTGGTGGCTACGCTGACTATACCGTTGCTCCCGCCACCCAGTGCTTACCAATTCCCAAGGGAGTATCAATAACCCATGCCGCTGCCCTACCGGAAACCTTATTTACCGTTTGGCACAATGTCTTTCAACGCGGCAAGCTAAAATCAGGTGAGAATTTCTTGGTTCACGGAGGCAGCAGCGGCATAGGGACAACGGCCATCCAGCTAGCCAAAGCCATAGGCGCCAATGTTTATACCACCGCAGGCAGCGCTGAAAAATGCAGTGCATGTGAAGCACTGGGCGCCATTAAAGCGGTTAACTATAAAGACAATGACTTTGTTGCAGCTCTGCATGATATTCCCACCGGCAAGGGTATGGATGTCATTTTAGATATGGTGGGTGGAGACTATATACAAAAAGATATTAAACTCGCTGCCAACGATGGCCGCATTGTCTTTATTGCTTTTCAAACCGGCTTTAATGCCGAGTTAAATTTTGTTCCCGTATTGATGAAAAGACTCACCATTACCGCATCAACACTTCGCGCTCAAAGCACTGAGCAAAAAGCTAATATAGCGGCAGAAATTGAAGCGCAGGCTTACCCACTCATCGCCGAGGGCAAATTTTCGCCGCTTATTGATTCGGTATTTACCTTTGAAGAAATCACCAAAGCCCATGAGCGCATGGAAAGCGGCGACCACGTCGGGAAAATTGTTGTTACGTTTTAA